The Anaplasmataceae bacterium AB001_6 genome has a segment encoding these proteins:
- the ribB gene encoding 3,4-dihydroxy-2-butanone-4-phosphate synthase, translating to MEIKIANLQDAINDLIGSNPVIIIDDPDRENEGDLICPVEILTPAIINFMIKNCGGMICITITEEQRKKFNLPIIEKRNVNRNMANFTVPIEAAHGISTGISANDRYKSIKTLTDANSTISDIAIPGHVMPIVIESAGLQKRKGHTEASASLSKLAGFTVNNVICEVLNENGDSAKGDILQQFAQKHNLRIIDINSIKQNMIEQNIDFKLD from the coding sequence ATGGAAATTAAAATTGCAAATTTGCAAGATGCTATAAATGATTTAATCGGCAGCAATCCTGTTATCATTATTGATGATCCCGATAGAGAAAACGAAGGTGATTTGATATGCCCTGTTGAAATTTTGACCCCAGCAATTATCAATTTTATGATAAAAAACTGCGGTGGCATGATATGCATCACCATAACAGAAGAACAGAGAAAAAAATTTAATTTACCCATTATAGAAAAACGCAACGTCAACAGAAATATGGCAAATTTCACTGTGCCTATTGAAGCAGCTCATGGGATATCAACTGGGATATCAGCCAATGATAGATATAAATCCATAAAGACGTTAACCGATGCAAATAGTACTATTTCTGATATTGCAATTCCTGGACATGTAATGCCCATTGTCATTGAATCTGCCGGATTACAAAAAAGAAAAGGTCATACTGAAGCTAGTGCTTCGCTAAGCAAACTTGCAGGATTTACTGTTAATAACGTAATATGCGAAGTATTAAATGAAAATGGTGACTCTGCAAAAGGAGATATCTTGCAGCAATTTGCTCAAAAACACAATTTGCGTATCATAGATATCAATTCAATTAAGCAAAATATGATAGAACAAAATATAGATTTCAAATTAGATTGA
- a CDS encoding helix-turn-helix transcriptional regulator translates to MAEIPSSLKLEKGSKEYSLLDKKIGANIKILRNIRGYSQSSIASAIGVTFQQFQKYESGVNRLYVSRLMAICKFCNISIIDFFYKLLGDIEAELKDDVGEHHHISHRKGKNSMVSLSDAELAPRDGFVYDFDSDSLSRLIMGFKNIRSPVLRKQILDLVGEISSVEHSTS, encoded by the coding sequence ATGGCCGAGATTCCGTCTAGTCTTAAGTTAGAGAAGGGTTCTAAGGAGTACAGTCTATTAGATAAGAAAATTGGCGCTAACATTAAGATATTGCGCAATATTAGAGGTTACAGCCAGAGCAGCATTGCAAGTGCGATAGGGGTTACTTTTCAGCAATTTCAGAAATATGAATCAGGGGTGAACAGACTATATGTTAGTCGTTTGATGGCTATATGTAAGTTTTGTAATATATCGATCATTGATTTCTTTTATAAATTACTTGGAGATATTGAAGCAGAGCTTAAAGATGATGTTGGAGAGCATCATCATATCAGTCACCGGAAGGGGAAAAATTCTATGGTATCGCTCAGTGATGCAGAGTTAGCTCCTAGAGATGGATTTGTATACGATTTTGATAGTGATTCGTTATCTAGATTGATTATGGGTTTTAAGAATATTCGTAGTCCGGTTTTGCGTAAGCAAATACTCGATCTTGTTGGAGAGATATCTTCTGTAGAACATAGCACAAGTTAA
- the rplU gene encoding 50S ribosomal protein L21 produces MLSAVIRTLDGKQHRVILNSVIGVEKMNSDVGESVELDAMFVSDNEGNVELGVGKVRLEVLEHKKADKIVVFKKKRRKGYKRKQGHRQRFTVLKVREISK; encoded by the coding sequence ATGTTATCGGCTGTAATTCGCACTCTAGATGGTAAACAACATAGAGTGATTCTAAATAGTGTTATTGGCGTTGAAAAAATGAATTCTGATGTAGGGGAGAGTGTGGAGTTGGATGCCATGTTTGTTTCCGATAATGAAGGTAATGTAGAGTTAGGTGTTGGAAAAGTAAGATTAGAAGTTTTAGAACATAAAAAAGCTGATAAAATTGTTGTTTTCAAGAAAAAAAGGCGTAAAGGTTATAAACGCAAACAAGGTCATAGGCAGCGTTTTACAGTTCTTAAAGTTAGAGAAATAAGTAAATAG
- the aspS gene encoding aspartate--tRNA ligase: protein MNNCYRDINLAEITESDVGKSLKISGWIFHKRDHGGLLFLDIRDYYGILQTVCNEKHNDFETISSIRIESVVTIEGKIRSRSPETINESIPNGKIELEIEKFHVESRADVLPLPIASEDNYSEEIRLKYRFLDLRREKMKNNMNLRASVLNDIRQFMTENKFLEVQTPILTSSSPEGARDYLVPSRINKGKFYALPQAPQIFKQLLMVSGFDRYYQIAPCFRDEDSRADRSPGEFYQLDVEMAFVEQNEIFSIFEKLLLKIFKKYLKDKTIDEDFIQIPFRESIAKYGTDKPDLRNSIELSEVTDIFADSEFSIFKKSIEKGMIVKAIPAPGTGNHPRSFFDKKINYAITELQASGLGYINFNSEGEAKGPIAKFLTPDKINKLKEITKIKPGDAVFFSCDNSEKAHYIAGEVRKNLGTELGLIDENLFKFCWITDFPYFQYDETKRHVDFFHNPFSMPQGGLQSLKEKDPLDILAYQYDIVCNGVELSSGAIRNHKLDVLEEAFKIAGYKDGELASKFPSLYNAFKFGAPPHGGLAPGIDRIIMLLSGAKNIREVICFPLNQKGEDLMMGAPSTVSEKQLKELNITLTKKTN, encoded by the coding sequence ATGAACAATTGTTACAGAGATATTAATCTGGCTGAGATTACAGAGAGTGATGTTGGAAAGAGCCTAAAGATATCAGGATGGATATTTCATAAAAGAGATCATGGCGGATTATTATTCCTTGATATTCGTGATTACTATGGCATTTTACAAACCGTGTGCAATGAAAAACATAATGATTTTGAAACTATCTCTTCTATTAGAATAGAAAGTGTTGTAACCATAGAAGGAAAAATAAGATCAAGAAGTCCTGAAACAATCAATGAATCTATCCCAAATGGTAAAATAGAGCTGGAAATTGAGAAATTTCATGTTGAATCAAGAGCAGATGTATTACCTCTCCCTATAGCATCTGAAGATAATTATTCTGAAGAAATAAGGCTAAAGTACAGATTTTTAGATCTTAGACGAGAAAAAATGAAGAACAACATGAATCTTCGTGCAAGCGTTCTAAATGATATAAGGCAATTTATGACAGAAAATAAATTCCTTGAAGTACAGACTCCTATTTTAACCTCTTCTTCTCCAGAAGGTGCAAGAGATTATCTTGTGCCTAGTAGAATAAACAAGGGCAAATTTTATGCATTACCTCAAGCACCACAAATATTTAAACAATTGCTTATGGTTTCTGGCTTTGATAGATATTATCAAATAGCACCCTGTTTCAGAGATGAAGATTCAAGAGCAGATCGCTCACCTGGTGAATTCTATCAATTAGATGTGGAAATGGCTTTTGTAGAGCAAAATGAAATATTTTCCATCTTTGAGAAATTACTATTAAAGATATTTAAAAAATATCTGAAAGATAAAACAATAGATGAGGATTTTATCCAAATTCCATTTCGAGAATCAATTGCGAAATACGGCACAGATAAACCTGATTTAAGAAACAGCATTGAATTATCTGAGGTAACAGACATATTTGCAGATTCGGAATTTTCTATCTTCAAAAAAAGTATTGAAAAAGGAATGATAGTAAAAGCTATCCCAGCACCAGGAACAGGCAATCATCCTAGAAGTTTCTTCGATAAAAAGATAAATTATGCGATTACAGAACTTCAGGCTTCAGGATTAGGGTATATAAATTTTAATTCTGAAGGAGAAGCAAAAGGGCCCATCGCAAAATTCTTGACTCCTGATAAAATAAATAAACTAAAAGAAATTACTAAGATTAAACCGGGTGATGCTGTATTTTTCTCTTGCGATAATTCTGAAAAAGCACATTATATTGCCGGAGAAGTTAGAAAGAATCTGGGGACAGAGCTAGGTTTAATAGATGAGAATCTATTCAAATTTTGTTGGATTACAGATTTCCCTTATTTCCAATATGATGAAACCAAAAGACATGTTGATTTCTTCCATAACCCCTTCTCTATGCCACAAGGCGGTCTACAATCTTTAAAAGAAAAAGATCCCTTAGATATCCTTGCTTATCAATACGATATTGTCTGTAATGGCGTAGAGTTATCAAGTGGTGCAATTAGAAATCATAAACTTGATGTATTAGAAGAAGCATTTAAAATCGCTGGATATAAAGATGGTGAATTGGCATCAAAATTCCCGAGTCTATATAATGCTTTCAAATTTGGGGCCCCTCCTCACGGTGGTTTAGCTCCAGGAATAGATAGAATCATCATGCTTCTTTCAGGAGCAAAAAATATAAGAGAAGTGATATGTTTTCCGCTGAATCAAAAGGGTGAAGATTTAATGATGGGGGCACCATCAACAGTATCAGAGAAACAATTAAAAGAATTAAATATTACACTAACAAAAAAGACCAATTAA
- a CDS encoding ATP-grasp domain-containing protein, translating to MKAFSKVLIANRGEIACRIVKTLKNMNIKSVVMYSNIDHNAPHVLEADEAYPLNGDLCQDSYLNEDKVFDIIQKSGADAVHPGYGFFSENAKFAKRIESEGIVFIGPSSKIINLMGDKINSKKVAKESGVSIAEGYLGTIDSDKHALEIANNVGYPIILKASAGGGGRGIRVCYSDEDLLNDLPIVKTEALNSFKDDSLFIERYIERPRHIEIQVVADKFGNVLCLGERECSIQRRYQKIIEEAPSCFVTKDVRKEMYKQVKNLVSKIGYYSAGTVEFLMDHERNFFFSEMNTRIQVEHPVTELVTGFDIIKQMIEIAQGKELLIKQKDVKIKGAAIEARVYAEDPYNCFAPTRGLISNYAEPDSVRIDSAVNNGCEVSVFYDPMIAKVCTYGSDRESAIKLMNTALNKFSVGTLINNITFLQEIVNHKKFKDGDLHTGFLDEIFPSGVMRKKIPLDTDIISKLMFVCVAIRIRNILKDSDVELASLIGDWYLIVDDEHLQVSFLNLAKDGVFSFSYDDKKYDLIIKSYSNYIVNCCLVGHKDVAFKLFKGSNNFSFIIEYDCLRTDIMTLQKNEFDALDIVKNNVADSDLSNVVSSPMCGLIKNIYVKSGDSIDLGQPLFVIEAMKSLNSFTAEKSGIVEEVCFKEGELVSDDDVIIRLQ from the coding sequence ATGAAGGCTTTTTCAAAGGTGTTGATCGCCAATAGAGGTGAGATAGCATGTCGAATCGTTAAGACTCTTAAAAATATGAATATAAAGAGTGTCGTGATGTATTCTAATATTGATCATAACGCTCCTCATGTTTTGGAGGCTGATGAAGCATATCCCTTAAATGGTGACTTGTGTCAAGATAGCTATCTTAATGAAGATAAGGTTTTTGATATTATTCAAAAAAGTGGTGCGGATGCTGTACATCCGGGGTACGGATTTTTTTCAGAGAATGCAAAATTTGCTAAAAGAATAGAAAGTGAAGGCATTGTTTTTATCGGTCCTAGCTCTAAAATAATTAACCTTATGGGAGATAAAATCAACTCTAAAAAAGTTGCAAAAGAATCTGGCGTATCTATTGCTGAAGGTTATCTTGGGACAATTGATTCTGATAAACATGCTTTGGAGATTGCTAATAATGTAGGTTATCCAATTATACTTAAAGCTTCTGCTGGCGGCGGAGGGAGAGGTATTAGAGTTTGTTATTCAGATGAGGACTTGCTGAATGATTTGCCAATAGTGAAAACGGAAGCTCTTAATTCTTTTAAGGATGATTCTCTTTTTATAGAGCGTTATATTGAGCGGCCAAGACATATTGAAATACAAGTTGTAGCAGATAAGTTCGGGAATGTTTTATGCCTAGGGGAGCGTGAATGCTCTATACAGAGGCGTTATCAAAAAATAATAGAGGAAGCTCCTAGCTGCTTTGTGACAAAGGACGTTAGAAAGGAAATGTATAAACAAGTTAAAAATTTAGTTTCAAAAATTGGTTATTATTCTGCCGGAACAGTGGAATTTTTAATGGATCATGAGCGAAATTTTTTCTTTTCTGAGATGAATACTAGAATACAAGTAGAGCATCCAGTTACTGAGCTTGTTACTGGCTTTGACATTATCAAACAAATGATAGAAATAGCACAAGGGAAAGAATTATTAATCAAACAAAAAGATGTGAAGATAAAGGGCGCTGCAATAGAAGCGCGAGTTTATGCTGAAGATCCATATAATTGTTTTGCACCTACTAGAGGTTTAATCAGTAATTATGCAGAACCTGATTCAGTCAGAATAGATTCAGCAGTGAATAATGGTTGTGAGGTCAGTGTATTTTATGACCCTATGATAGCCAAAGTTTGTACTTACGGCTCAGATAGAGAATCTGCGATTAAATTGATGAATACTGCTTTGAATAAATTTAGCGTTGGTACTCTCATTAATAATATTACTTTCTTACAAGAAATTGTTAATCACAAAAAATTTAAAGACGGAGATCTACATACAGGCTTTTTAGATGAGATTTTTCCTTCTGGGGTGATGAGAAAAAAAATACCTTTGGATACTGATATCATATCAAAATTAATGTTTGTCTGTGTTGCTATAAGGATAAGAAATATTCTTAAAGATTCAGATGTAGAGTTAGCAAGCTTAATAGGAGATTGGTATTTGATTGTTGATGATGAGCATTTACAAGTGAGCTTCTTAAATCTTGCTAAAGATGGAGTTTTTTCATTTTCTTATGATGATAAAAAATATGATTTGATAATTAAAAGTTATAGTAATTATATCGTGAATTGTTGTCTAGTAGGCCATAAAGATGTTGCTTTCAAGTTGTTTAAAGGCAGTAACAATTTTTCTTTTATCATAGAATATGATTGTCTCAGAACAGATATCATGACATTACAGAAAAATGAATTTGATGCTTTAGATATTGTGAAAAACAATGTGGCGGATTCTGATTTATCAAATGTAGTGAGTTCTCCTATGTGTGGTTTAATTAAAAATATCTATGTAAAATCTGGAGATAGTATAGATTTGGGACAACCACTATTTGTTATTGAAGCTATGAAATCACTTAATTCTTTTACAGCAGAAAAATCTGGGATAGTAGAAGAGGTATGTTTTAAAGAGGGAGAATTGGTATCAGATGATGATGTTATAATTAGATTGCAATGA
- the atpD gene encoding F0F1 ATP synthase subunit beta — MASTNTLEKDSNILIEGVIRNVDSATVDVYFSGKKPKVRDALVCELPEENRTVYFEVAQQLGEGLVRCVAMDTTQGLIKGAKIISRGRPIKVPVGEEVLGRIFDVVGRPIDGMSDKFKNYDCIYKKSPTIADQDVKCSMLETGIKAVDLLAPYMKGGKVGLFGGAGVGKTVIIMELINNIAKGHGGYSVFAGVGERTREGNDLYNEMLDSKVITKGDYKKSKAALVYGQMNEPPGARAKVVFSALTMAEHFRDECKQDVLVFIDNIFRFTQAGAELSALLGRMPSAVGYQPTLATDMGEMQERITSTKGGSITSVQAVYVPADDLTDPATATSFAHLDSRTVLSRKVASMGIYPAIDPLDSTSDVLKPDIVGDRHYDIARRVQKILQDYRSLQDIISILGMDELSEEDKIIVYRARKVERFLSQPFHVAEVFTGMKGKYVKIEDTLRSFEEIIDGKCDDLPEEAFLMIGDIDEAREKAANLLSGSL; from the coding sequence ATGGCATCTACTAATACTTTGGAAAAGGACTCTAACATCTTGATTGAAGGTGTAATCAGGAATGTTGATAGCGCTACGGTTGATGTTTATTTTTCTGGAAAAAAACCGAAAGTAAGAGATGCATTGGTTTGTGAGTTACCAGAAGAAAATAGAACAGTTTATTTTGAAGTTGCTCAACAGCTAGGAGAAGGATTGGTTAGATGTGTTGCTATGGATACAACACAAGGATTGATCAAGGGTGCAAAAATTATCAGCAGAGGTAGGCCTATAAAAGTGCCTGTTGGGGAAGAAGTTTTAGGTCGAATTTTTGATGTTGTTGGCCGACCTATAGATGGCATGAGTGATAAGTTTAAAAATTATGATTGTATATATAAAAAATCTCCTACTATAGCTGATCAAGATGTTAAGTGCTCAATGCTAGAGACAGGAATCAAAGCTGTGGATTTATTAGCTCCTTATATGAAAGGGGGTAAAGTTGGCCTTTTTGGTGGCGCAGGTGTTGGAAAGACTGTCATTATAATGGAGCTCATTAATAATATCGCGAAAGGTCATGGAGGATATTCTGTTTTCGCAGGAGTAGGGGAACGTACTCGTGAAGGCAATGACTTGTATAATGAAATGTTGGATTCAAAAGTTATAACAAAGGGTGATTATAAAAAATCCAAGGCTGCATTAGTGTATGGTCAAATGAATGAGCCTCCAGGAGCACGTGCTAAAGTTGTTTTCTCTGCTTTGACAATGGCAGAGCATTTTCGTGATGAATGCAAACAGGACGTGTTGGTGTTTATCGATAATATATTCAGATTTACTCAAGCTGGAGCGGAATTATCAGCATTACTTGGTCGTATGCCTTCTGCTGTAGGATATCAACCAACTTTGGCAACCGATATGGGAGAAATGCAAGAAAGAATAACTTCAACAAAAGGAGGCTCAATTACATCAGTACAGGCTGTATATGTGCCAGCTGATGATTTAACAGATCCTGCTACTGCTACATCTTTTGCACACCTTGATTCGCGTACTGTTTTATCGCGTAAAGTAGCATCTATGGGTATATATCCAGCTATAGATCCTTTGGATTCAACTTCAGATGTGCTAAAACCTGATATAGTAGGCGATAGACATTATGACATTGCTCGTAGAGTGCAGAAGATTTTGCAAGATTACAGATCTTTGCAGGATATAATTTCTATACTTGGAATGGATGAGCTGTCTGAAGAAGATAAAATTATAGTTTATAGAGCTCGTAAAGTGGAAAGATTTCTATCTCAACCTTTTCATGTTGCAGAAGTTTTTACTGGAATGAAGGGGAAATATGTTAAAATTGAGGATACTTTACGCTCTTTTGAGGAAATTATTGATGGTAAATGTGATGATTTACCAGAAGAAGCTTTTTTGATGATTGGTGACATTGATGAAGCAAGAGAAAAAGCAGCCAATTTGCTGAGCGGATCTTTGTAG
- a CDS encoding malate dehydrogenase translates to MSSRKRKVGKVGIVGAGNIGGVLAHMIMMRLLADVVLLDIDADVVKGKAIDIMSSAPIFDSGVKFSLSNDYAELSDADIVVVTAGIARKPGMSRDDLVDTNFKVIEQVAKKIKDCAKNEPVVIVVTNPLDVMTYAMCKVTGFSSDKVLGMAGELDTSRFKYFLSEELNVSVADIQATVLGCHGDAMVALQSCCAIAGKPISDYIANGDITQKRFNEIVERTKNGGAEIVKYLKSGSAYYAPASSIYAMIEVILNDTNNILPCSTYVKGEYGLPSDIYIGLPIMLNANGRKKIVNMNITKEEQAELVKSAKSVEDMIRKLPL, encoded by the coding sequence ATGTCTTCGCGAAAAAGAAAAGTAGGAAAAGTTGGAATAGTTGGCGCAGGAAATATCGGGGGAGTTCTAGCGCATATGATCATGATGCGTTTACTAGCAGATGTTGTTTTGCTTGATATAGATGCAGATGTTGTGAAAGGAAAGGCGATCGACATAATGTCGTCAGCACCAATTTTTGATAGCGGCGTAAAATTCTCTTTAAGTAATGATTATGCAGAATTGTCCGATGCAGATATAGTGGTTGTTACCGCTGGAATAGCTCGTAAACCTGGTATGTCACGTGATGATTTGGTAGATACAAATTTCAAGGTCATTGAGCAAGTTGCAAAAAAAATCAAAGATTGTGCTAAAAATGAGCCTGTTGTTATTGTTGTTACCAATCCTTTGGATGTTATGACTTATGCAATGTGTAAAGTTACAGGTTTTTCATCCGATAAAGTACTTGGAATGGCTGGAGAGCTTGATACTTCACGCTTTAAATATTTCCTTTCTGAAGAGTTAAACGTTAGTGTTGCTGATATACAAGCTACAGTTTTGGGTTGTCATGGTGATGCAATGGTTGCATTGCAATCTTGTTGTGCAATTGCTGGAAAGCCTATCTCAGATTACATAGCCAACGGAGATATTACTCAGAAGAGATTTAATGAAATTGTTGAGCGTACTAAGAATGGTGGAGCAGAAATAGTTAAATATTTGAAATCTGGATCTGCATATTATGCTCCTGCCTCTTCGATATACGCAATGATAGAAGTCATATTGAATGATACTAACAATATATTGCCTTGTTCTACTTATGTTAAGGGAGAATATGGTTTGCCATCAGATATATATATTGGATTACCGATCATGTTGAATGCTAATGGTAGGAAGAAGATAGTTAATATGAATATTACAAAAGAAGAGCAAGCAGAATTGGTAAAATCTGCTAAATCTGTTGAAGATATGATACGTAAATTACCTTTATAA
- the rpmA gene encoding 50S ribosomal protein L27 — MATKKSGGSTSNGRDSPGKHLQVYKFGGEKVTVGVMIVTQRGTKFYPGRNAFSGRTHSVHAATDGYVSFRKGYKGRTFVDVLQTKAD; from the coding sequence ATGGCTACGAAAAAATCTGGTGGTAGTACGTCGAATGGTCGGGATTCCCCCGGTAAACATCTGCAGGTGTATAAATTCGGTGGAGAGAAGGTGACAGTTGGAGTGATGATAGTAACTCAGAGGGGTACTAAATTCTATCCTGGACGTAATGCTTTCAGTGGAAGAACCCATAGTGTACATGCAGCTACCGATGGTTACGTTTCTTTTCGCAAGGGCTACAAAGGTAGAACGTTTGTTGATGTTTTACAGACCAAAGCTGATTAA
- a CDS encoding septal ring lytic transglycosylase RlpA family protein, with product MYNFKYVETPTKLIRIVLLTTLLLSSTLSTDILLASDIQDGQDVLYNYKVRGKSYSVINGKGYKERGIASWYGADFHDRLTASGELYDKNSIVAAHRNLPLHSIVEVKNLKNGKKIRVRVCDRGPFYDDRIIDLSEAAAKELDFFEDGLTEVEVKFIKIANIKQNFHKENKHLRNLNLISDNKMRSLKALHYKKMHEKRKGNQ from the coding sequence ATGTACAATTTTAAATACGTTGAAACACCCACTAAATTAATTAGAATAGTACTGCTGACAACACTCTTATTAAGTAGTACATTATCTACAGATATACTTCTTGCTTCTGATATCCAAGATGGTCAAGATGTTCTATATAACTATAAGGTAAGAGGGAAATCATATTCAGTTATTAATGGCAAAGGTTACAAAGAACGCGGCATTGCATCTTGGTACGGTGCTGATTTTCATGATCGCCTTACTGCAAGTGGAGAGCTTTATGACAAAAATTCTATAGTTGCTGCACATAGAAATTTACCCTTGCATTCGATCGTAGAGGTTAAAAATTTAAAAAATGGCAAAAAGATACGTGTTAGAGTTTGCGATCGTGGTCCTTTCTATGATGATAGGATCATTGATCTTTCTGAAGCAGCAGCAAAAGAGTTGGATTTTTTTGAAGATGGTTTGACAGAAGTAGAGGTAAAATTCATCAAAATTGCAAACATTAAGCAGAATTTTCATAAAGAAAATAAACACCTAAGAAACCTGAATCTAATATCAGATAATAAAATGCGTTCATTAAAAGCTTTGCATTACAAAAAAATGCATGAAAAACGTAAGGGGAATCAATAA
- a CDS encoding fructose-6-phosphate aldolase — MQIFLDTADAIEIEKCGKSGIIDGVTTNPTLIAQSGGNYIDSLRNICSIISGPVSAEVVSETYEDMLNEAYKLRSIADNIVIKLPLIADSFQVARALTKDNIPVNFTLCFSLPQAILVAKLGAAFVSPFVGRIEDISYSGINLIEDIVNVYDNYSFTTKIIVASVRNIGHIIDAARIGADIVTIPPQLFKSLFDHPLTEKGLEIFRMANQNI, encoded by the coding sequence ATGCAAATTTTTTTAGATACAGCAGATGCGATTGAAATAGAAAAATGTGGAAAATCTGGAATCATTGATGGCGTAACAACTAACCCTACATTGATTGCTCAGTCTGGAGGAAATTATATTGATAGCTTGCGAAATATATGCTCAATAATTTCTGGGCCTGTTAGTGCAGAAGTTGTCTCTGAGACTTATGAAGATATGCTTAATGAAGCTTATAAATTGCGTTCTATTGCAGATAATATCGTTATCAAATTACCTTTGATAGCGGATTCTTTTCAAGTTGCGCGTGCTTTAACAAAGGATAATATCCCAGTAAATTTTACTTTGTGTTTTTCACTTCCTCAGGCAATTTTGGTTGCTAAACTTGGTGCTGCTTTTGTCTCACCATTTGTTGGCAGAATAGAGGATATATCATATTCTGGCATAAATTTGATAGAAGATATCGTGAATGTATATGATAATTATAGCTTTACTACTAAAATTATTGTAGCTTCAGTGCGTAATATTGGCCATATTATTGATGCTGCAAGAATAGGAGCAGATATTGTCACAATTCCTCCACAGTTATTCAAATCGTTATTTGACCACCCTTTAACTGAAAAAGGATTAGAAATTTTTAGGATGGCGAATCAAAATATTTAG
- a CDS encoding TrbC/VirB2 family protein — translation MDLLNSIGVGRFQMKGYGEDLNLQNRLFLFLFLFLAYYCNVDCALAEAFDEKSADSIIKQLFCNVQNIVSGTVAQGVAVLIIAITGYSFFMGKISTSMLFIISGGILLVFGAPAIIPAITKGLSASGESFEDCSVFDSGIGA, via the coding sequence ATGGACCTTTTAAACTCTATTGGAGTTGGGAGGTTTCAAATGAAGGGTTATGGAGAGGATCTAAATCTGCAGAACCGGTTGTTCTTGTTCTTATTTTTGTTTCTTGCATATTATTGCAATGTTGATTGTGCGTTGGCAGAGGCATTTGATGAAAAATCTGCTGATAGTATAATAAAGCAGCTGTTTTGTAACGTACAAAATATAGTTTCTGGAACTGTTGCGCAGGGTGTTGCTGTTCTTATTATTGCCATTACCGGTTATAGTTTTTTCATGGGGAAAATATCAACTTCAATGCTATTTATTATATCTGGTGGAATACTGTTAGTATTTGGAGCACCAGCAATTATTCCAGCTATTACTAAGGGTCTATCAGCCAGTGGTGAAAGCTTTGAAGATTGTTCAGTTTTTGATAGTGGTATTGGAGCTTAA
- a CDS encoding TrbC/VirB2 family protein: MQKDLSKYLEYKLYIFVFYFGLVALLLFIGSTVLAEDPNMGTDNIIVQIMCNVIRTISGPVAQGIATLVIVITGYSFFMGKVSASMLFIVAGGIMLVFGAETLMSWIMGDTALVECEWGSVDGSGSGGTA, encoded by the coding sequence ATGCAAAAAGATCTATCAAAATATCTTGAATACAAGCTTTATATCTTTGTTTTTTACTTTGGATTAGTTGCTCTGTTACTTTTTATAGGTTCTACTGTTTTAGCTGAAGATCCTAATATGGGTACTGACAATATAATAGTACAAATTATGTGTAACGTTATACGTACTATATCTGGTCCAGTTGCACAGGGTATCGCGACTTTGGTAATTGTCATTACGGGTTATAGTTTCTTCATGGGAAAAGTTTCTGCCAGTATGCTTTTCATAGTTGCAGGTGGAATTATGTTAGTTTTTGGCGCTGAAACATTGATGAGTTGGATAATGGGAGATACCGCTTTAGTTGAATGTGAGTGGGGCTCAGTTGATGGCAGCGGTAGTGGTGGCACTGCATGA
- a CDS encoding TrbC/VirB2 family protein has product MEGKYLQKWLIVFLLFTYYYYNIEYALAEAFDEKSADSIISQLFCNVQNIVSGTVAQGVAVLIIAITGYSFFMGKISTSMLFIISGGILLVFGAPAIIPAITKGLSASGESFVDCSLSPSFDGGFGIG; this is encoded by the coding sequence ATGGAGGGGAAATATTTGCAAAAATGGCTTATTGTGTTTTTACTTTTTACTTACTATTATTACAATATTGAGTATGCGTTGGCAGAGGCATTTGATGAAAAATCTGCTGATAGTATAATAAGCCAGCTGTTTTGTAATGTACAAAATATAGTCTCTGGAACTGTTGCGCAGGGTGTTGCTGTTCTTATTATTGCCATTACCGGTTATAGTTTTTTCATGGGGAAAATATCAACTTCAATGCTGTTTATTATATCTGGTGGAATACTATTAGTATTTGGAGCACCAGCAATTATTCCAGCTATTACTAAAGGTCTATCAGCCAGTGGTGAAAGCTTTGTAGATTGCTCGTTATCTCCATCATTTGATGGTGGTTTTGGAATAGGATAG